One Saccharopolyspora erythraea NRRL 2338 genomic region harbors:
- a CDS encoding ABC transporter ATP-binding protein: MAEVVYASASRVYPGSTPVRAVDRLDLEVADGEFLVLVGPSGSGKSTALRMLAGLEDVNEGDIRIGERTVTGLPPKDRDIAMVFQSYALYPHMTVAENMGFALKLRGMPKDEIRAKVTEAAGMLDLGKYLDRKPKALSGGQRQRVAMGRAIVREPSVFLMDEPLSNLDAKLRVETRANIAGLQRRLGTTTLYVTHDQVEAMTMGDRVAVLKDGLLQQCASPRELYDHPANSFVAGFIGSPSMNLLEVTPGTDGIELGGLTVPLPREVAAEAGDLSRVVFGVRPECLRPAGEGEAGFDLTVELVEELGADGYVHGSLSLGGEEKRVVVRVDGRVPPRLGERLRVTLRDFDEVHFFHPETTLRIGG; this comes from the coding sequence ATGGCTGAAGTCGTCTACGCGAGCGCCTCGCGGGTGTACCCGGGCAGCACCCCGGTCCGCGCGGTCGACCGGCTCGACCTGGAGGTGGCCGACGGCGAGTTCCTGGTGCTGGTGGGCCCCTCGGGCTCGGGCAAGTCCACGGCGCTGCGCATGCTCGCGGGCCTGGAGGACGTCAACGAGGGCGACATCCGCATCGGCGAGCGGACCGTGACCGGCCTGCCGCCGAAGGACCGGGACATCGCGATGGTGTTCCAGTCCTACGCGCTGTACCCGCACATGACGGTGGCCGAGAACATGGGCTTCGCGCTCAAGCTGCGGGGGATGCCGAAGGACGAGATCCGCGCCAAGGTCACCGAGGCGGCCGGAATGCTCGACCTCGGCAAGTACCTGGACCGCAAGCCCAAGGCGCTCTCCGGCGGCCAGCGGCAGCGGGTGGCGATGGGCCGGGCGATCGTGCGCGAGCCCAGCGTGTTCCTGATGGACGAGCCGCTGTCCAACCTGGACGCGAAGCTGCGGGTGGAGACGCGCGCCAACATCGCCGGTCTCCAGCGGCGTCTGGGCACCACCACCCTGTACGTCACCCACGACCAGGTCGAGGCGATGACGATGGGCGACCGGGTGGCGGTGCTCAAGGACGGGCTGCTCCAGCAGTGCGCCTCGCCCCGGGAGCTCTACGACCACCCGGCGAACTCGTTCGTGGCGGGCTTCATCGGGTCTCCGTCGATGAACCTGCTGGAGGTGACCCCCGGCACTGACGGGATCGAGCTCGGCGGTCTGACCGTCCCGCTGCCGCGCGAGGTCGCGGCCGAGGCCGGTGACCTTTCGCGGGTGGTGTTCGGCGTGCGTCCGGAGTGCCTCCGGCCCGCGGGTGAGGGCGAAGCCGGTTTCGACCTCACCGTCGAACTGGTCGAGGAACTCGGTGCCGACGGCTACGTGCACGGGTCGCTGTCCCTGGGCGGCGAGGAGAAGCGCGTGGTCGTGCGGGTCGACGGGCGGGTTCCTCCCCGGCTCGGCGAGCGGCTCCGGGTGACGCTGCGCGACTTCGATGAGGTCCACTTCTTCCACCCGGAAACCACCCTGCGCATCGGCGGCTGA
- a CDS encoding CocE/NonD family hydrolase, translated as MKAVTSLPHEIREDEHVWIPLPDGTRLGARIWRPVSSDDEPVPAVLELIPYRKRDFTALRDSIHHPYMAGHGYACVRVDLRGSGESDGVLTDEYLEQELSDGEDVLAWLADQPWCDGRTGMMGISWGGFNALQIAARKPESLSAIATVCSTDDRYADDVHYMGGCLLSDNLSWASTMFAYNSSPPDPELVGDRWREMWHDRLEHSGLWLHEWLSHQRRDDYWRHGSVCEDYHAVQCPVLAVSGWADGYSNAVFRLLQNLDVPRKGLIGPWSHKYPHLGQPGPAIGFLQELVRWWDRWLKDIDNDVMEGPMLRAWMQESAIPSTAYSERPGRWVGEPGWPSPAVHLREYALDKNTLVSGGTEVEDQSLTVESPLSVGQFAGKWCSYNAPPDLPYDQREEDGGSLVFDTEPLTERCEILGGPFVDLDFEVNQPVAMVAARLSDVHADGRATRVTYGLLNLTHLDGHAAPETLVPGRRYRARIQLNGCAQAFPPGHKIRLSLSTSYWPLAWPPPRPVRLTVHAGTSKLTVKVRPRQDPEPYDEQPFGEPEGTPPLSETRLVPGDQRWKVERDLVDYKSALEVVKDLGVVRLDDIDLKLKRRAYERYSWVADDFGSVCGENEWRMRFTRANWDVETVTRTVLTSTPDDFVLHAELDAYEGGRRVLSKNWQHTIPRDHV; from the coding sequence ATGAAGGCAGTAACGTCCCTGCCGCACGAAATCCGCGAGGACGAACACGTCTGGATCCCCCTCCCGGACGGCACCCGGCTCGGCGCACGCATCTGGCGGCCCGTCTCCTCCGACGACGAGCCGGTCCCGGCCGTGCTGGAACTGATCCCGTACCGCAAGCGCGACTTCACCGCGCTGCGCGACTCCATCCACCATCCGTACATGGCCGGCCACGGCTACGCGTGCGTGCGCGTCGACCTGCGCGGCAGCGGTGAGTCCGACGGGGTGCTGACCGACGAGTACCTGGAGCAGGAGCTCTCCGACGGCGAGGACGTCCTGGCCTGGCTGGCGGATCAGCCCTGGTGCGACGGCCGGACCGGGATGATGGGAATCTCCTGGGGCGGTTTCAACGCGCTGCAGATCGCCGCGCGCAAGCCGGAGAGCCTCAGCGCGATCGCGACGGTCTGCTCCACCGACGACCGCTACGCCGACGACGTGCACTACATGGGCGGGTGCCTGCTCAGCGACAACCTGTCGTGGGCGTCGACGATGTTCGCGTACAACTCCAGCCCGCCCGACCCCGAACTGGTCGGTGACCGCTGGCGCGAGATGTGGCACGACCGCCTGGAGCACAGCGGGCTGTGGCTGCACGAGTGGCTGTCGCACCAGCGCCGCGACGACTACTGGCGGCACGGTTCGGTCTGCGAGGACTACCACGCCGTGCAGTGCCCGGTGCTGGCCGTCAGCGGCTGGGCCGACGGCTACTCCAACGCCGTGTTCCGCCTGTTGCAGAACCTCGACGTCCCCCGCAAGGGCCTGATCGGGCCCTGGTCGCACAAGTACCCGCACCTGGGGCAGCCCGGCCCCGCGATCGGGTTCCTGCAGGAGCTGGTCCGCTGGTGGGACCGCTGGCTCAAGGACATCGACAACGACGTGATGGAAGGCCCGATGCTGCGGGCCTGGATGCAGGAGAGCGCGATCCCGTCCACCGCCTACTCGGAGCGGCCGGGCCGCTGGGTCGGCGAGCCGGGGTGGCCCTCGCCCGCGGTGCACCTGCGCGAGTACGCGCTGGACAAGAACACGTTGGTGTCCGGGGGCACCGAGGTCGAGGACCAGTCGTTGACGGTTGAATCACCGCTGTCGGTCGGCCAGTTCGCCGGCAAGTGGTGTTCCTACAACGCTCCCCCGGACCTGCCCTACGACCAGCGCGAGGAGGACGGCGGCTCGCTGGTGTTCGACACCGAACCGCTCACCGAGCGCTGCGAGATCCTGGGCGGCCCGTTCGTCGACCTGGACTTCGAGGTCAACCAGCCGGTGGCGATGGTCGCCGCCCGCCTCTCCGACGTGCACGCCGACGGGCGAGCGACCCGCGTGACCTACGGCCTGCTCAACCTCACGCACCTCGACGGCCACGCGGCACCCGAGACGCTGGTGCCCGGCAGGCGCTACCGCGCACGCATCCAGCTCAACGGCTGCGCTCAGGCGTTCCCACCCGGGCACAAGATCCGGTTGTCGCTGTCGACGTCGTACTGGCCGCTGGCCTGGCCGCCGCCGCGGCCGGTCCGGCTCACCGTCCACGCGGGCACCTCCAAGCTGACCGTGAAGGTCCGGCCGCGCCAGGACCCCGAGCCCTACGACGAGCAACCCTTCGGCGAGCCGGAGGGCACCCCGCCGCTGTCGGAGACCCGGCTCGTGCCCGGTGACCAGCGCTGGAAGGTCGAGCGGGACCTCGTGGACTACAAGTCAGCGCTGGAGGTCGTCAAGGACCTCGGCGTCGTGCGGCTGGACGACATCGACCTCAAGCTCAAGCGCCGCGCCTACGAGCGCTACTCCTGGGTCGCCGACGACTTCGGGTCGGTGTGCGGCGAGAACGAGTGGCGAATGCGGTTCACACGCGCGAACTGGGACGTCGAGACCGTCACCAGGACCGTGCTGACCTCGACGCCGGACGACTTCGTCCTGCACGCCGAGCTCGACGCCTACGAGGGAGGAAGGCGGGTGCTGTCGAAGAACTGGCAGCACACCATTCCCCGCGACCACGTGTAG
- a CDS encoding carbohydrate ABC transporter permease, whose product MSTRAGTPLGRSALTAFTWLVAVLFVFPLLWMVLTSFKQEADAYTDPPRLVFTPTLEQFAGILERGFLPYLGNSAFVTVVSTVLVLLMAVPASYALSIAAVPGTRDALGFFLSTKMLPIVAAIIPLYVISQNLKLLDNVWALVVLYTAMNLPLAVWMMRSFFLEVPKEMVEAGRVDGANLPTLLFRVVLPVVAPGIAATALICVIFSWTEFFYAVNLTAAQAGTVPVFLVGFITSEGLYWAQLSAAALLASLPVMVVGWIAQNHLVRGLSMGAVK is encoded by the coding sequence ATGAGCACCCGTGCCGGTACTCCGCTGGGCCGGTCGGCGCTGACGGCGTTCACCTGGCTGGTCGCGGTCCTGTTCGTGTTCCCGCTGTTGTGGATGGTGCTGACCTCCTTCAAGCAGGAGGCCGACGCCTACACCGACCCGCCGCGGCTGGTGTTCACCCCGACGCTCGAGCAGTTCGCCGGGATCCTGGAACGCGGGTTCCTGCCCTACCTGGGCAACTCGGCGTTCGTGACCGTCGTGTCGACGGTGCTGGTGCTGCTGATGGCGGTGCCCGCGTCCTACGCGCTGTCGATCGCGGCGGTGCCGGGCACCCGCGACGCGCTCGGTTTCTTCCTGTCCACCAAGATGCTGCCGATCGTCGCGGCGATCATCCCGCTCTACGTCATCTCGCAGAACCTCAAGCTGCTGGACAACGTCTGGGCGCTGGTCGTGCTCTACACCGCGATGAACCTGCCGCTGGCGGTGTGGATGATGCGCTCGTTCTTCCTGGAGGTGCCCAAGGAGATGGTCGAGGCGGGCCGCGTGGACGGCGCGAACCTGCCGACGCTGCTGTTCCGGGTGGTGCTGCCGGTGGTCGCGCCCGGCATCGCCGCCACCGCGCTGATCTGCGTGATCTTCTCCTGGACCGAGTTCTTCTACGCGGTGAACCTCACCGCGGCCCAGGCCGGGACGGTGCCGGTCTTCCTGGTCGGCTTCATCACCAGCGAAGGCCTGTACTGGGCGCAGCTCTCGGCGGCGGCGCTGCTGGCTTCACTGCCGGTGATGGTGGTCGGCTGGATCGCCCAGAACCACCTGGTGCGCGGCCTTTCCATGGGCGCGGTGAAGTGA
- a CDS encoding flavin monoamine oxidase family protein, with translation MRIDVDDSYDVIVIGAGFAGLTAARELSLRGRSVVVLEARDRIGGRTWTDVRFGRPLEMGGTWVHWLQPHTWSEITRYGLDVEPSPGSEEVYWIAGGQVHKGTPAEFDALIERGMDRLAEDSREFFEMPYEPLRHRGLDAIDHESVVDYFGRLDLDPTEREVTTGVWAEHFNAPAEVSGLAQAMRWCAAASGDWRLLHEATSGYRLGTGTAALASAMAEDGDAEFRLRTVVTAVRQEDGRATATTADGKRYTARRIVCTLPLNVLGSIDFQPGLPAAKLAASAERTASQGLKTWIRVRGHIAPFTAYAPDDHALTFVRPEYTVDGDTVLVAFGTRASDLDPTDADGVARALRCWRDDLEVVDVTGHDWMRDTFSRETWPMQRPGQLTRYLAALREPHGGVHFAGSDIAGGWAGFIDGAIESGLHAARHVETALRTG, from the coding sequence ATGAGGATCGACGTGGACGACTCCTACGACGTCATCGTGATCGGCGCCGGCTTCGCCGGGCTGACCGCCGCCCGCGAGCTGTCGCTGCGGGGCCGATCGGTCGTCGTGCTCGAAGCGCGCGACCGCATCGGCGGGCGAACGTGGACCGACGTCCGGTTCGGCAGGCCGCTGGAGATGGGCGGCACCTGGGTGCACTGGCTCCAGCCGCACACGTGGAGCGAGATCACCCGCTACGGGCTGGACGTCGAGCCGAGCCCGGGTTCCGAGGAGGTCTACTGGATCGCGGGCGGGCAGGTGCACAAGGGCACGCCCGCGGAGTTCGACGCGCTCATCGAGCGCGGCATGGACCGCCTCGCCGAGGACAGCCGCGAGTTCTTCGAGATGCCCTACGAGCCGCTGCGGCACCGGGGCCTGGACGCGATCGACCACGAGTCCGTCGTGGACTACTTCGGCCGGCTGGACCTCGACCCCACCGAACGGGAGGTGACCACCGGGGTGTGGGCGGAGCACTTCAACGCCCCCGCCGAGGTCTCCGGGCTGGCGCAGGCGATGCGCTGGTGCGCCGCGGCGTCGGGCGACTGGCGGCTGCTGCACGAGGCGACCTCCGGCTACCGGCTCGGCACCGGCACCGCCGCCCTGGCCTCGGCCATGGCCGAGGACGGCGACGCCGAGTTCCGCCTGCGCACCGTCGTCACCGCGGTCCGCCAGGAGGACGGTCGTGCGACGGCCACCACGGCCGACGGGAAGCGCTACACCGCGCGGCGGATCGTCTGCACGCTCCCGCTCAACGTGCTCGGTTCCATCGACTTCCAGCCCGGCCTTCCGGCCGCCAAGCTGGCGGCGAGCGCGGAGCGCACCGCTTCGCAGGGCCTGAAAACCTGGATCCGGGTGCGCGGTCACATCGCCCCGTTCACCGCCTACGCGCCGGACGACCACGCGCTCACCTTCGTCCGCCCGGAGTACACAGTGGATGGAGACACCGTTCTGGTCGCCTTCGGCACCCGGGCCTCGGATCTCGACCCCACCGACGCGGACGGCGTCGCACGGGCCCTGCGGTGCTGGCGCGACGACCTGGAGGTCGTCGACGTCACGGGCCACGACTGGATGCGGGACACCTTCTCCCGCGAGACCTGGCCGATGCAGCGCCCCGGGCAACTCACCAGGTACCTGGCCGCGCTGCGGGAACCGCACGGCGGCGTCCACTTCGCCGGCTCCGACATCGCGGGCGGCTGGGCCGGGTTCATCGACGGTGCGATCGAGTCGGGCCTGCACGCGGCGCGGCACGTCGAGACCGCACTGCGCACCGGCTAG
- a CDS encoding SDR family oxidoreductase, whose translation MSDEQPPGQQQAYPGTTQAMEPVPRDEMRDYRGRELLAGKRALITGGDSGIGRAVAVAFAKEGADIAIAYLSELEDSDAQRTAELVRAQGRRCELHRSDLASEEACQDLVRRTVEELGGLDVLVNHAGTQAPVESFTDTTTEQFDRTFKVNVYSPFWLIRAALPHLGEGAAIINTGSVNGLRGNKTLIDYSASKGAIHVLTMSLAQSLAGEGIRVNCVAPGPVWTPLIPSTLPEDHVEGFGGHVPMGRMAHPDEIAPSYVFFAAEQLSSYYTGEVLAPVGGETHPG comes from the coding sequence ATGTCCGACGAACAGCCACCGGGCCAGCAGCAGGCGTACCCCGGCACGACCCAGGCGATGGAGCCGGTGCCGCGCGACGAGATGCGCGACTACCGCGGGCGGGAGCTGCTGGCGGGCAAACGGGCGCTGATCACAGGCGGCGACTCCGGAATCGGCCGCGCGGTGGCCGTGGCCTTCGCCAAGGAGGGCGCCGACATCGCCATCGCCTACCTCTCCGAGCTGGAGGACTCCGACGCCCAGCGCACCGCCGAACTGGTGCGCGCCCAGGGACGGCGGTGCGAGCTGCACCGCAGCGACCTGGCCTCGGAGGAGGCGTGCCAGGACCTGGTGCGCCGGACCGTCGAGGAGCTCGGCGGGCTCGACGTGCTGGTCAACCACGCCGGCACGCAGGCACCGGTGGAGAGCTTCACCGACACCACCACCGAGCAGTTCGACCGGACGTTCAAGGTCAACGTCTACAGCCCGTTCTGGCTGATCCGCGCGGCGCTTCCGCACCTGGGCGAGGGCGCGGCGATCATCAACACCGGCTCGGTCAACGGGCTGCGCGGCAACAAGACGCTCATCGACTACTCGGCCAGCAAGGGCGCCATCCACGTGCTGACCATGTCGCTCGCGCAGTCGCTGGCCGGCGAGGGCATCCGGGTCAACTGCGTGGCGCCCGGACCGGTGTGGACGCCGCTGATCCCCTCGACCCTGCCCGAGGACCACGTCGAGGGCTTCGGCGGGCACGTGCCGATGGGCCGGATGGCCCACCCCGACGAGATCGCGCCCTCCTACGTCTTCTTCGCCGCCGAACAGCTGTCCAGCTACTACACCGGTGAGGTGCTGGCACCGGTCGGTGGCGAAACACATCCAGGCTGA
- a CDS encoding NAD-dependent epimerase/dehydratase family protein has translation MSARESMRVVVVGATGNIGTSVVEALGADPAVSAIVAMARREPAQLDPKATWVGADVTSDELVRHFRGADCVVHLAWIFQPTHDAVATWRNNVMGSLRVFDAVAEAGVPALVHASSVGAYSPGPRRAVDESWPTHGWPGAAYTREKAYLERSLDAYEREHPDIRVVRMRTAFSFKTQAASEQRRLFLGPFLPNRLARPDLVPRIPALPGLRFQAVHSSDLGEAYRLAVRSEASGAFNVASEPVIDSEVLAELFGAQTFRMPVWPVRTALAAAWRLHLVPASPGLFDAFLRLPIMDVSRARSVLGWEPRRSSTEAVEEFVHGLRETAGAPTPPLQPRIPGGRVAEIRTGVGQRQ, from the coding sequence ATGAGCGCCAGGGAATCGATGCGCGTGGTCGTCGTCGGGGCGACCGGCAACATCGGCACCAGCGTCGTCGAAGCGCTCGGTGCCGACCCGGCCGTGTCCGCGATCGTGGCGATGGCCAGGCGCGAGCCCGCGCAGCTGGATCCCAAGGCGACCTGGGTCGGGGCCGACGTCACCAGCGACGAGCTGGTGCGGCACTTCCGCGGCGCCGACTGCGTGGTGCACCTGGCGTGGATCTTCCAGCCGACCCACGATGCGGTCGCGACCTGGCGCAACAACGTCATGGGGAGCCTGCGGGTCTTCGACGCGGTGGCCGAGGCGGGAGTGCCCGCGCTGGTGCACGCCTCCTCCGTCGGCGCCTACTCGCCGGGTCCGCGGCGCGCGGTCGACGAGTCATGGCCGACGCACGGCTGGCCGGGCGCGGCCTACACCCGCGAGAAGGCTTACCTCGAACGCAGCCTGGACGCCTACGAGCGCGAGCACCCGGACATCCGCGTCGTGCGGATGCGGACCGCCTTCTCGTTCAAGACCCAGGCGGCTTCCGAGCAGCGCAGGCTTTTCCTCGGACCGTTCCTGCCGAACCGGCTGGCGCGCCCCGACCTCGTCCCGCGCATCCCGGCGCTGCCCGGCCTGCGTTTCCAGGCGGTGCACAGCAGCGATCTCGGGGAGGCGTACCGGCTCGCGGTGCGTTCGGAGGCCTCGGGCGCCTTCAACGTGGCTTCCGAACCGGTGATCGACTCGGAGGTGCTGGCGGAGCTGTTCGGCGCGCAGACGTTCCGGATGCCGGTGTGGCCGGTGCGGACCGCACTCGCGGCCGCGTGGCGCCTGCACCTCGTACCCGCGTCGCCGGGCTTGTTCGACGCCTTCCTGCGACTGCCCATCATGGACGTCTCGCGCGCGCGTTCGGTGCTCGGCTGGGAGCCTCGACGCAGCTCCACCGAGGCGGTCGAGGAGTTCGTGCACGGGCTCAGGGAAACGGCGGGCGCCCCGACTCCCCCGCTGCAGCCCAGGATTCCGGGCGGCCGCGTCGCGGAGATCAGGACCGGAGTCGGCCAACGCCAGTAG
- a CDS encoding DUF3618 domain-containing protein, translating into MSAKHRGRGTGDDDADWLDADRELTREELGETIQELASRARVPERSKQAVYERVKDTQDRAADAAHRAADAAHRVRNARNDVWVYGAASAAVGVAVYALTRRRAPKSKGNPLYRLCVASGR; encoded by the coding sequence ATGAGCGCGAAGCACCGGGGCCGCGGCACCGGCGATGACGACGCGGACTGGCTGGACGCGGACCGGGAGCTGACCCGGGAGGAGCTGGGCGAGACCATCCAGGAGCTCGCCAGCCGCGCGCGGGTTCCGGAACGCTCGAAGCAGGCGGTGTACGAGCGGGTGAAGGACACCCAGGATCGCGCTGCCGACGCAGCGCACCGCGCTGCCGACGCGGCGCATCGAGTACGCAACGCGCGCAACGACGTCTGGGTCTACGGCGCCGCGTCCGCCGCGGTGGGCGTCGCCGTCTACGCATTGACCAGGAGGAGAGCTCCCAAGTCGAAGGGGAATCCTCTGTACCGGCTGTGCGTGGCATCCGGCAGATAG
- a CDS encoding carbohydrate ABC transporter permease, with protein MTPTTPTTQTPSAQDVAERTGTAGPQARKPAGKWSATAWKRRAPLMPALLFTVVVTQVPFLLTVFYSFQSWNLVRPGSRHFVGLRNYVDVFADSQFRGAMLNTVLLTVVCVLVALLLGLGLAMLLDRQFLGRGVVRTLLITPFLILPAAGALLWKTTMFDPTYGLLNFVLGGDTDWLSEYPLASVMAQVVWQWTPFMMLLVLAGLQAQSREVLEAAQVDGAGRWRIFTSITLPQLSRYMQLAVLLGAIYVVNSFDAIFLMTQGGPGTASTNLPYYIYQRAFEGFDIGQSSAMGVIVVILTLIVATFALRLMFRTFGVSGEAK; from the coding sequence ATGACCCCGACCACCCCCACGACTCAGACCCCGTCCGCGCAGGACGTCGCCGAGCGAACGGGAACCGCCGGACCGCAAGCGCGCAAGCCCGCGGGCAAGTGGTCGGCGACGGCGTGGAAGCGGCGGGCGCCGCTGATGCCCGCCCTGCTGTTCACCGTCGTGGTCACCCAGGTGCCGTTCCTGCTCACGGTGTTCTACTCGTTCCAGTCGTGGAACCTGGTGCGCCCCGGTTCGCGGCACTTCGTCGGGCTGCGCAACTACGTCGACGTCTTCGCCGACAGCCAGTTCCGCGGCGCGATGCTCAACACGGTGCTGCTGACCGTGGTCTGCGTGCTGGTGGCGCTGCTGCTGGGCCTCGGGCTGGCGATGCTGCTCGACCGGCAGTTCCTCGGCCGGGGTGTGGTGCGCACGCTGCTCATCACCCCGTTCCTGATCCTGCCCGCGGCCGGGGCGCTGCTGTGGAAGACCACGATGTTCGACCCGACCTACGGTCTGCTGAACTTCGTCCTCGGCGGTGACACCGACTGGCTGTCGGAGTACCCGCTGGCCTCGGTGATGGCCCAGGTCGTGTGGCAGTGGACGCCGTTCATGATGCTGCTGGTGCTGGCCGGGCTGCAGGCCCAGTCACGCGAGGTGCTGGAGGCCGCGCAGGTCGACGGTGCCGGGCGCTGGCGGATCTTCACCTCGATCACGCTGCCGCAGCTGAGCCGGTACATGCAGCTCGCGGTGCTGCTCGGCGCGATCTACGTCGTCAACAGCTTCGACGCGATCTTCCTGATGACCCAGGGCGGTCCGGGAACCGCGAGCACCAACCTGCCCTACTACATCTACCAGCGCGCCTTCGAGGGCTTCGACATCGGCCAGTCCTCGGCGATGGGCGTGATCGTGGTGATCCTGACCCTGATCGTGGCGACCTTCGCGCTGCGACTGATGTTCCGCACCTTCGGGGTGAGCGGGGAGGCGAAATGA
- a CDS encoding phage holin family protein, whose amino-acid sequence MATRVQPVHRVSPGERSTPQLVADLSEQLTHLVRTEMRLAQREMRERGKEAGKGAAALGAAGVFALLGGATLVATAVLLLSLVLDAWLAALIVSVALLLVSGVAALVGRSRLRRAAPAVPERTMGEVREDIELVKEAGRR is encoded by the coding sequence ATGGCGACGCGAGTACAGCCCGTGCATCGGGTTTCGCCGGGCGAGCGTTCCACACCGCAGCTGGTCGCCGACCTCAGCGAACAGCTCACGCACCTGGTCCGCACCGAGATGCGGTTGGCGCAGCGGGAGATGCGGGAGCGCGGCAAGGAGGCCGGCAAGGGCGCCGCCGCGCTGGGCGCCGCGGGCGTCTTCGCCCTGCTGGGCGGAGCGACGCTGGTCGCCACGGCGGTCCTGCTGCTGTCGCTGGTGCTCGATGCCTGGCTGGCGGCGCTGATCGTGTCGGTGGCGCTGCTGCTGGTGTCCGGTGTCGCCGCACTGGTCGGCCGTTCCCGGCTGCGCCGGGCCGCACCGGCGGTGCCGGAACGGACGATGGGCGAGGTCCGGGAGGACATCGAGCTGGTGAAGGAGGCGGGTCGGCGATGA
- a CDS encoding DUF1206 domain-containing protein, with product MAGLVRRARQVENSRLVRFLGVAGWSAYGLVHLVIAGLALQIALGDRAEHAAPQGAIGKLAAQPLGTVVLVVLAVGLFGFALSQFCLALIGFGWVREQAVRATRQLGAAGRGVVAVSIGALAVKQLMGSPAGSGNSRQQGLTATLLTLPAGGLLVGLVAAVVLVVAVATVRRGVLRSFEEDMDMRSFPGGVRRWVRRLGVVGWIAKGLAYLSIAGLFAAAALSVDARKSGGLDQALHFLVGYPFGQVALLAIAAGFAAFAVFCVAAASAHRR from the coding sequence GTGGCTGGTCTGGTGCGCAGAGCGCGGCAGGTGGAGAACAGCCGTCTGGTCCGGTTCCTCGGCGTGGCGGGCTGGTCGGCCTACGGGTTGGTGCACCTCGTCATCGCCGGGCTGGCGCTGCAGATCGCGCTGGGCGACCGCGCCGAGCACGCCGCCCCGCAGGGGGCGATCGGCAAGCTCGCCGCGCAGCCGCTGGGCACGGTGGTGCTGGTGGTCCTGGCGGTGGGGCTGTTCGGGTTCGCCCTGTCGCAGTTCTGCCTGGCGCTGATCGGTTTCGGCTGGGTTCGGGAGCAGGCCGTCCGTGCCACCAGGCAGCTCGGCGCCGCCGGTCGCGGCGTGGTCGCGGTGAGCATCGGCGCGCTGGCGGTGAAGCAGCTCATGGGCAGCCCGGCCGGTTCGGGCAACAGCCGGCAGCAGGGGCTGACCGCGACGCTGCTCACCCTGCCCGCGGGCGGTCTCCTGGTCGGGCTGGTGGCCGCGGTCGTCCTCGTGGTCGCGGTCGCGACCGTGCGCCGCGGCGTCCTGCGCAGCTTCGAGGAGGACATGGACATGCGCTCGTTCCCCGGCGGCGTGCGCAGGTGGGTGCGGCGCCTGGGAGTCGTGGGCTGGATCGCGAAGGGCCTGGCCTACCTGAGCATCGCGGGGCTGTTCGCCGCCGCTGCCCTCTCGGTCGACGCGCGCAAGTCCGGCGGGCTCGACCAGGCCCTGCACTTCCTGGTGGGCTACCCGTTCGGGCAGGTCGCGCTGTTGGCCATCGCCGCGGGGTTCGCGGCGTTCGCCGTCTTCTGCGTCGCCGCGGCCTCCGCGCACCGCAGGTGA